A genomic stretch from Perognathus longimembris pacificus isolate PPM17 chromosome 5, ASM2315922v1, whole genome shotgun sequence includes:
- the Rtp1 gene encoding receptor-transporting protein 1 → MRIFRPWRLRCPALHLPSFPVFSLKWSLPSLTTDEDMCKSVTTGEWKKVFYEKMEEAKPADSWDLIIDPNLKHNVLAPGWKQYLELHASGRFHCSWCWHTWQSPHVVILFHMYLDRAQRAGSVRMRVFKQLCYECGTARLDESSMLEENIESLVDNLITSLREQCYGERGGHYRIHVASRQDNRRHRGEFCEACQEGIVHWKPSEKLLEEEATTYTFSRAPSPTKPQEEGGSGCNFCSIPWCLFWATVLLLIIYLQFSFRSSF, encoded by the exons ATGAGGATTTTTCGACCGTGGAGACTGCGCTGCCCAGCCCTACACCTGCCCTCATTCCCTGTGTTCTCGCTAAAGTGGAGCTTGCCCTCCCTCACGACTGACGAGGATATGTGTAAAAGTGTGACCACAGGTGAGTGGAAGAAGGTCTTCTATGAGAAGATGGAGGAGGCAAAGCCAGCGGACAGCTGGGATCTCATCATAGACCCCAACCTCAAACACAATGTGCTGGCCCCTGGCTGGAAGCAATACCTGGAACTGCATGCCTCAGGCCG GTTCCACTGCTCCTGGTGCTGGCACACCTGGCAGTCACCCCACGTGGTCATCCTCTTCCACATGTACCTGGACCGGGCCCAGCGCGCGGGGTCTGTGCGCATGCGTGTCTTCAAGCAGCTGTGCTACGAGTGCGGCACAGCGCGGCTGGACGAGTCGAGCATGCTGGAGGAGAACATCGAGAGCCTGGTGGACAACCTCATCACCAGCCTGCGCGAGCAGTGCTACGGGGAGCGCGGGGGCCACTATCGCATCCATGTGGCCAGCCGCCAGGACAACCGGCGGCATCGCGGCGAGTTCTGCGAGGCCTGCCAGGAAGGCATCGTGCACTGGAAGCCCAGCGAGAAGCTGCTGGAGGAGGAAGCCACCACCTACACCTTCTCTCGGGCGCCCAGCCCCACCAAGCCACAGGAAGAGGGGGGCTCGGGCTGCAACTTCTGCTCTATCCCCTGGTGCTTGTTTTGGGCCACTGTCCTACTGCTGATCATCTACCTGCAGTTCTCCTTCCGCAGCTCCTTCTAA